The following proteins are co-located in the Fructilactobacillus carniphilus genome:
- a CDS encoding TetR/AcrR family transcriptional regulator, whose amino-acid sequence MTKNIQNIFAASLQQTNLSPKQQAVLQSSLDLFSTQGFNATSTKDIAQEAGVAEGTVYQQFKNKNGILQAILDPFIQSVLPQVVQDFTTEVGTRQFDDLEDFLTYIIKNRMLFALENKAQIRIFAQEIFRSDELVNQVKNQLGTLKTGSLAHQLQEFQRQGQLVQWPLPRLLQFVFSTFMSFILPVIITNRDDVSETQVEQWTTEAVTFLLHGLTPQ is encoded by the coding sequence ATGACTAAGAATATTCAAAATATTTTTGCGGCCAGTTTACAGCAAACCAATCTTTCCCCAAAGCAACAAGCCGTGTTACAGTCTAGTTTGGACTTATTTTCGACCCAGGGCTTTAATGCAACCAGTACGAAAGACATTGCCCAGGAAGCGGGCGTGGCCGAAGGAACGGTGTATCAGCAATTTAAAAATAAGAACGGAATTTTGCAGGCCATTCTAGATCCGTTTATCCAATCCGTGTTACCGCAAGTGGTGCAGGATTTTACGACGGAAGTGGGGACGCGTCAATTCGATGATTTAGAGGACTTTTTGACCTATATCATTAAGAACCGGATGCTTTTTGCGTTAGAAAATAAGGCACAAATCAGAATTTTTGCGCAAGAAATTTTTCGTTCTGATGAGCTAGTAAACCAGGTTAAAAACCAACTGGGAACGTTGAAAACCGGATCATTAGCGCACCAGTTACAAGAATTTCAGCGACAGGGACAATTGGTGCAATGGCCGCTCCCCCGCTTGCTTCAATTCGTATTTAGTACCTTTATGAGTTTTATTTTGCCGGTGATTATTACTAACCGCGATGATGTGAGTGAAACTCAGGTGGAACAGTGGACTACGGAAGCAGTTACTTTTCTCTTACATGGTTTAACGCCTCAATAA
- a CDS encoding ABC transporter ATP-binding protein produces the protein MKMQPTITVQNLEQGYGKTIILKDINLTVNRGQILALIGPSGSGKSTLIKSIMGMLLPKQGQIRVLDTPMPDRLILGKIGFMAQSDALYQGLTGKENLEFFGSLLGMNQADIHQQLDYVAGIVNLGPHLDKFVKDYSGGMKRRLSLAISLLGQPQILILDEPTVGIDPELRAHIWDELHKLAQQGCTILLTTHVMEDAEQADQLLMIRRGEAIAQGSPQGLLDQFQVKQIEQVFIKAGRDQDARLGSN, from the coding sequence ATCAAAATGCAGCCAACCATCACGGTGCAAAATTTGGAACAAGGGTATGGCAAAACAATTATTTTGAAGGATATCAACCTTACTGTGAATCGGGGACAGATTTTAGCGCTAATCGGTCCGAGTGGTTCGGGTAAATCAACGCTCATTAAATCGATTATGGGCATGCTACTACCTAAACAGGGGCAAATTCGGGTCCTCGATACCCCGATGCCCGACCGGTTAATTCTTGGAAAAATTGGGTTCATGGCGCAAAGTGATGCTTTGTATCAAGGGTTAACGGGAAAAGAAAATCTCGAATTCTTTGGTTCCTTATTAGGGATGAATCAGGCAGATATTCATCAGCAACTGGATTATGTGGCTGGAATTGTGAATTTGGGCCCGCATTTGGATAAGTTTGTGAAGGATTATTCTGGTGGAATGAAACGGCGGTTGTCACTAGCCATTTCTTTACTGGGACAACCCCAAATTTTGATTTTAGACGAACCGACGGTGGGAATTGATCCAGAATTACGAGCTCATATTTGGGATGAGCTGCACAAGTTGGCGCAACAGGGATGCACAATTTTATTGACCACCCATGTGATGGAAGATGCCGAACAGGCCGATCAATTGTTGATGATTCGTCGGGGCGAGGCCATTGCCCAAGGATCACCACAAGGATTATTAGATCAGTTTCAGGTTAAGCAAATTGAACAGGTTTTCATTAAAGCAGGGAGGGATCAAGATGCGCGTCTGGGCAGTAACTAA
- a CDS encoding MFS transporter produces the protein MKPIKQVALNDLASSIATQAFSIYTFWYIASHLHNQGLISLLGGLELLTVLLAPVGGVVADTWSRVKIMQIISLIRTGLLLAFVVLLLVTQQLSYLLIATGTGLSILSAFYNPAVEAIIPDYANSDTELVQNNTIVNVANQTATIAASVVAGLFTFLPSNLLAYGLLLLLLATATISILRLQDYPHRQPIDHPWDNFRLTKLGSEFKAIVKIPVIRVLLPYAIILNLSFWSFWFLTPLYLTTYLHRFRIAFSLQELLIGIAAITCGVVVGKYTGLLARLICWYPLFLLLQGSGFVLFLLVMQITSNLLVQVVSFCLAWLMYGTFNFLTGLMFVTAVQRKLQPEQMGKTLGTIFSIFGILSPLDSLITGVVHQPTTQLMLGLVLPMILVPLVMLFDGRVKRVLQSDH, from the coding sequence ATGAAACCAATTAAACAAGTGGCACTCAATGACTTAGCGAGTTCGATTGCCACGCAAGCCTTTAGCATTTATACGTTTTGGTACATTGCCAGTCACCTGCATAACCAGGGGTTAATTTCACTACTGGGTGGTTTAGAGTTACTGACGGTGTTACTAGCCCCGGTCGGAGGCGTGGTTGCTGATACCTGGTCCCGGGTTAAGATTATGCAAATCATTAGTTTAATTCGGACTGGTCTATTATTAGCCTTTGTGGTTCTATTGCTTGTAACCCAGCAATTAAGTTATTTGTTGATTGCAACGGGAACCGGACTTAGTATCTTATCTGCTTTTTATAATCCGGCGGTGGAGGCCATTATTCCGGACTATGCTAATTCCGATACCGAACTGGTTCAGAATAATACGATTGTAAACGTCGCCAATCAAACGGCAACCATTGCAGCTTCAGTGGTAGCTGGCTTATTTACTTTTTTGCCCAGCAACTTGCTGGCGTACGGCTTATTGCTACTGTTATTGGCAACTGCAACCATCAGCATCTTACGCTTACAGGATTACCCACACCGGCAACCTATTGACCATCCTTGGGACAATTTTCGTTTAACCAAGCTCGGGAGTGAGTTTAAGGCCATCGTTAAAATCCCAGTCATTCGGGTTTTATTGCCCTATGCAATTATTTTGAACCTGAGTTTTTGGAGCTTCTGGTTCTTGACACCGTTGTACCTAACAACTTACTTACACAGGTTTCGGATTGCCTTTTCGTTACAAGAATTGCTAATTGGAATCGCGGCAATTACGTGTGGAGTAGTAGTGGGTAAATACACGGGTTTACTGGCACGCTTGATTTGCTGGTATCCACTTTTTTTACTGTTGCAAGGGAGCGGTTTTGTGCTGTTTTTGTTGGTAATGCAAATAACGTCAAACTTGCTAGTTCAAGTGGTAAGTTTTTGTCTGGCTTGGCTGATGTATGGAACCTTCAACTTTTTAACGGGACTTATGTTTGTGACGGCGGTTCAGCGCAAGCTGCAGCCCGAACAAATGGGGAAAACGTTGGGAACGATTTTCTCAATTTTTGGGATTCTCTCGCCTCTGGATTCGCTGATCACGGGTGTGGTGCACCAGCCCACTACCCAACTAATGTTGGGGTTGGTTCTACCGATGATTCTGGTCCCGCTGGTGATGTTGTTTGATGGACGGGTGAAACGGGTTTTACAATCAGATCATTAA
- a CDS encoding putative polysaccharide biosynthesis protein: MDNDVENNQLEEQQQFAESEQAKGQMLKGSAWMTIGSILSRILGALYIIPWRLIFGATLFPIANSLYTQGYNIYSFVLIVAIAGIPSAIAKQVAHYNALNEYGVGVELYKKGVILSILMGVISALILWFAAPFLTNGDSNVIPVIHSLSWAVLIIPTMSLTRGYFQGYGDMAPSAISQFIEQLARVIYMLVSAFIILRVLHGNWVTAVSQSTFAAFIGAIFGFLILGWYYWRGRNYYRSLVAHSNHQLQVPTNQLYREIISQAVPFVILGAGVTIFSLIDQFTFFDIMRLATNFSERTLQVDYAVFAGNANKLTMIVISLASSLAITVVPLLSTAFTKRNMQMMRDQLSNTMILFEFVMLPASLGMAAVAGPLNRTFYGTANMDFGSNVLTFAAIAAIPIGLFVVTSAVMQGVSQNRRAVKYFVIGTIAKVLTQFPLVYWFGAFGTLMSTVVGFTVANGLIIYSLNRDFGFEGKKMLNDSARLIAYSLAMYVITLIAVYALNFLVGLFANPFSSLMSLVVTALAALIGASVYLYCTLKSRIADEVLGARVARLRTILHIS, encoded by the coding sequence GTGGATAACGATGTTGAAAACAATCAATTAGAAGAACAACAACAGTTCGCAGAATCAGAACAGGCCAAGGGTCAAATGTTAAAGGGATCCGCCTGGATGACAATTGGAAGTATTCTTTCACGGATTCTCGGGGCTTTGTATATCATTCCGTGGCGGCTAATTTTTGGAGCCACCCTATTCCCGATTGCTAACTCGCTTTATACTCAGGGGTACAACATCTACAGCTTTGTGCTGATTGTGGCAATTGCTGGGATTCCATCTGCGATTGCGAAGCAGGTAGCGCACTATAACGCGTTAAACGAGTATGGGGTAGGTGTTGAGTTGTATAAAAAAGGGGTTATTCTTTCCATTTTAATGGGAGTGATTAGCGCCCTAATTCTCTGGTTTGCAGCGCCGTTCTTAACGAACGGGGATTCCAACGTAATTCCGGTCATTCACTCGTTATCGTGGGCGGTTTTGATCATTCCTACGATGAGTTTAACCCGGGGATATTTCCAGGGTTATGGTGACATGGCCCCGTCCGCGATTTCCCAGTTTATTGAACAATTGGCCCGGGTTATTTATATGCTGGTTTCCGCCTTCATTATCTTACGGGTTTTACACGGTAACTGGGTGACAGCGGTGTCGCAATCAACGTTTGCAGCCTTTATCGGCGCCATCTTTGGATTTTTGATCCTGGGCTGGTACTACTGGCGCGGGCGTAATTACTACCGATCGTTGGTGGCTCATAGTAACCATCAGTTGCAGGTACCCACGAACCAGTTGTATCGTGAAATCATCAGTCAGGCAGTTCCTTTCGTCATCTTGGGAGCCGGAGTGACCATCTTCTCGCTGATTGATCAATTTACCTTCTTTGACATTATGCGGCTGGCAACCAACTTTTCTGAACGGACTTTGCAAGTTGATTACGCGGTCTTTGCGGGGAATGCCAATAAATTGACGATGATCGTGATTTCTCTGGCTTCATCGTTAGCAATCACGGTCGTACCGTTACTATCAACGGCCTTTACCAAGCGCAACATGCAAATGATGCGAGATCAACTGTCTAATACCATGATTCTCTTTGAATTTGTGATGTTACCGGCTTCCTTGGGGATGGCAGCCGTGGCGGGTCCTTTGAATCGGACCTTTTATGGAACAGCAAACATGGACTTTGGAAGTAACGTGTTGACCTTTGCGGCCATCGCGGCTATTCCAATCGGATTGTTCGTGGTAACTTCTGCCGTCATGCAGGGGGTCTCCCAAAACCGGCGGGCCGTGAAGTACTTTGTAATCGGAACAATTGCAAAGGTCTTGACGCAATTTCCGTTGGTCTACTGGTTTGGAGCTTTTGGAACACTGATGTCAACTGTAGTCGGATTTACAGTTGCCAATGGGTTAATTATTTATTCTTTAAACCGCGACTTTGGTTTTGAGGGTAAAAAGATGCTTAATGATTCGGCCCGATTAATTGCATATTCGTTGGCTATGTATGTCATTACTTTAATCGCCGTTTATGCGCTTAACTTCTTAGTTGGATTGTTCGCTAATCCGTTTAGTTCATTGATGAGTTTAGTCGTGACGGCTTTAGCCGCTCTAATCGGAGCAAGTGTTTACCTGTACTGTACTTTGAAGAGTCGGATTGCCGACGAAGTCTTAGGAGCTCGGGTGGCACGACTGCGAACCATCTTGCACATTAGTTAA
- the abc-f gene encoding ribosomal protection-like ABC-F family protein → MEEIKLQKVSFAYPEKPEPVFTDLSLTFNSDWKLGVIGRNGQGKTTLLKLIAGQLHGSGVIQSNLPFQFFPFPVADTELVRDFFTRTTTIPVWQLKRELTLLGVDASILYREYGTLSGGEKTKVQLSMLFADETTFKLIDEPTNHLDQLGNQQVIDYLQHKQGFMLVSHNAYLLDQVCDQILALEKTGIQIYHGNYRAFREHRQLAEQERATANAKIERQVAKLEKSARQHQQWSQNKEKQKFNRKGNPDQKVMDRGMMGNRAARLMKKAKVAERKRNQAITEQTALKKATETIEPLELKLPKPDHSTILRLNSVQLGYGDRQLFAPQSFTVNRGDVLGIVGGNGRGKTSLLQAILGTFSGTQTGEIQRRPHLTISPLFQTYHHEETIPDYIEKMGLDRELFLSNLHKLGVARTDFAKRIDQMSAGQQKRIELARSLSISADLYLWDEPLNYLDEYNRRQLVAVIKESPMTLLVIDHDLEFIHQVASPIIDLER, encoded by the coding sequence GTGGAAGAAATTAAATTACAAAAGGTATCCTTTGCCTATCCAGAAAAGCCGGAACCGGTGTTTACCGATCTTAGCCTTACCTTTAATTCGGATTGGAAACTAGGGGTGATTGGCCGAAATGGACAGGGAAAAACCACCTTGTTGAAGTTAATTGCCGGTCAGTTACACGGATCCGGAGTGATTCAAAGTAATTTACCGTTTCAATTCTTTCCGTTTCCAGTGGCAGATACAGAACTAGTGAGGGATTTCTTTACCCGCACTACCACTATTCCGGTATGGCAATTAAAGCGTGAACTGACCTTACTAGGAGTGGATGCATCGATTTTATATCGCGAGTATGGAACGTTGTCTGGGGGAGAAAAAACGAAGGTTCAGTTGAGTATGCTGTTTGCGGACGAGACAACCTTTAAGTTAATTGATGAACCGACCAATCATTTGGATCAGTTGGGCAACCAACAGGTCATTGATTATTTACAGCACAAGCAGGGATTTATGTTGGTTAGTCATAACGCCTATTTATTGGATCAAGTTTGTGATCAAATTTTGGCGTTGGAAAAGACGGGGATTCAGATCTACCACGGTAACTATCGAGCTTTTCGCGAACATCGCCAGTTAGCGGAGCAAGAACGAGCAACGGCCAACGCTAAGATTGAGCGCCAGGTAGCTAAGTTGGAAAAAAGCGCCCGTCAGCACCAGCAGTGGTCCCAAAATAAGGAAAAGCAAAAATTCAACCGGAAGGGCAATCCGGATCAGAAGGTGATGGACCGGGGCATGATGGGGAACCGGGCGGCTCGGTTAATGAAAAAGGCTAAGGTAGCTGAACGCAAACGCAACCAAGCGATTACGGAACAAACGGCCTTGAAAAAAGCCACGGAGACCATAGAACCGTTGGAATTAAAACTGCCGAAGCCGGATCACTCAACCATTTTGCGTTTGAATTCAGTCCAGCTGGGTTACGGCGACCGTCAGTTATTTGCGCCCCAGTCGTTTACGGTTAACCGCGGGGACGTCTTGGGGATTGTCGGTGGCAACGGGCGTGGGAAAACTAGTTTGTTGCAGGCCATTTTGGGGACCTTTTCTGGGACACAAACGGGAGAAATTCAACGTCGACCGCATTTAACGATTAGTCCGTTGTTTCAGACTTATCACCATGAAGAGACCATTCCGGATTACATTGAAAAAATGGGGCTAGACCGCGAACTCTTTTTGAGTAATTTACATAAGTTAGGGGTTGCCCGGACCGATTTTGCGAAACGGATTGATCAGATGAGTGCGGGTCAGCAGAAACGGATCGAGCTGGCGCGCTCGTTATCAATTAGTGCGGATCTCTATTTGTGGGACGAACCGCTGAATTATTTAGATGAGTACAATCGTCGGCAATTGGTGGCAGTCATAAAAGAAAGCCCCATGACCTTACTGGTTATTGACCATGACTTGGAATTTATTCACCAAGTTGCTTCGCCGATTATTGACCTAGAACGTTAG
- a CDS encoding ACT domain-containing protein — protein MKQYYIVDQSLLPEMFGKVIAARQLLEEGKAANISEAVKAVGISRGSYYKYKDMVYSTDDSSWNRKAVISLMLNDRPGVLSQLLKEVAASGASILTINQNIPIHQLASVVISLDLTHIKITLDELLADFKQVEGASQVRLVSIE, from the coding sequence ATCAAACAGTATTACATTGTGGATCAGTCGTTACTACCAGAAATGTTTGGTAAGGTAATCGCTGCCCGTCAGTTGCTAGAAGAGGGTAAAGCTGCAAACATTAGTGAAGCGGTTAAAGCAGTCGGAATCAGTCGGGGCAGTTACTATAAGTATAAAGACATGGTGTATTCGACTGACGATTCTAGTTGGAACCGCAAGGCGGTCATTTCGTTAATGTTGAATGATCGACCAGGCGTATTATCTCAGTTGTTAAAGGAAGTGGCCGCTAGTGGAGCAAGTATTCTAACCATTAACCAAAACATTCCGATTCACCAACTGGCCAGCGTGGTCATTTCCCTGGATTTGACTCACATTAAAATTACGTTAGATGAATTACTGGCGGACTTTAAGCAGGTGGAAGGTGCGAGTCAAGTTCGGTTGGTTTCAATTGAATAA
- a CDS encoding zinc-dependent alcohol dehydrogenase family protein, with protein sequence MKASIFIKPGEVRIEDRPKPEIQKPTDAIIKIVRASVCGSDLWWFRGISQRDSGTPTGHEGIGIVESVGSEVTNVKPGDFVIAPFTHGCGHCAACKAGFDGNCLNRETGNINGYQAQYLRFVNANWALVKIPGQPSDYTPEMLNSFVTLSDVMATGYHAAATAEVKPGDTVAVMGDGAVGLCGVISAKLRGAKRIIAMSRHEDRQKLAREFGATDVVPERGDEAVKHVMELTGAGVDAVLECVGTEQSVDTATKIVRPGAIIGRVGIPQKPDMNTNQLFYNNTGLRGGIASVTTYDRAELLQAVLDGKINPGKVFTKQFTLDQIQDAYDAMDQRQAIKSLLVVDDQA encoded by the coding sequence ATGAAAGCAAGTATTTTTATTAAACCGGGCGAAGTTCGGATTGAAGATCGACCGAAACCAGAAATTCAAAAGCCAACCGACGCCATCATTAAAATCGTACGCGCCAGCGTTTGTGGTTCCGACTTATGGTGGTTCCGGGGAATTTCCCAACGAGACAGCGGAACGCCTACAGGTCACGAAGGAATCGGAATCGTTGAATCAGTGGGTTCAGAAGTTACTAACGTTAAACCTGGTGACTTCGTAATTGCTCCTTTCACCCACGGTTGTGGTCACTGTGCCGCATGTAAAGCTGGTTTTGACGGTAACTGTTTAAACCGAGAAACTGGCAATATCAACGGTTACCAAGCTCAATATCTACGGTTTGTGAACGCTAACTGGGCGCTCGTTAAGATTCCAGGGCAACCATCTGATTACACTCCCGAAATGTTAAATTCTTTCGTCACCCTCTCAGACGTAATGGCCACTGGTTACCACGCTGCTGCTACTGCCGAAGTTAAGCCAGGTGATACGGTCGCCGTTATGGGCGACGGAGCCGTTGGTTTGTGTGGGGTAATTTCTGCCAAACTCCGGGGCGCTAAACGGATCATCGCCATGAGTCGGCATGAAGACCGGCAAAAGTTAGCCCGTGAATTTGGCGCTACTGATGTGGTTCCAGAACGTGGTGACGAAGCAGTAAAACACGTCATGGAATTAACCGGTGCCGGAGTGGACGCCGTGCTCGAATGTGTTGGAACGGAACAATCTGTCGATACAGCAACTAAGATTGTCCGTCCGGGTGCCATCATCGGACGGGTTGGAATTCCCCAAAAGCCTGATATGAACACTAACCAATTGTTCTACAACAATACTGGTTTACGGGGTGGAATTGCCTCTGTAACTACCTACGATCGTGCTGAACTCTTGCAAGCCGTCTTAGACGGTAAGATTAACCCCGGAAAGGTCTTTACTAAGCAATTTACCTTAGACCAAATCCAGGATGCTTACGATGCCATGGATCAACGACAAGCCATTAAATCATTATTGGTTGTTGATGACCAAGCTTAA
- a CDS encoding TMEM175 family protein, which produces MKKSRVEALTDAIVAIIITIMVLEFKIPNTPRFEEIFDGIPELFAYIVSFVFIGVAWYNQHYMFYLVHRITKRIYWANNLWLFTMSLIPVVSAWVGKFMDNVAPQLFYLLFFTAWNIAYLILSKVILNEMERENDQTGIKKIKNMCSYQFLISWKFPALIIVTAIAIWIFPPSGLVFSLIEIIINGIYTSPDSDKLEGPTPK; this is translated from the coding sequence GTGAAAAAATCACGAGTCGAAGCCCTAACGGATGCCATTGTCGCTATTATCATCACCATCATGGTGTTGGAATTCAAAATCCCGAATACCCCCAGATTTGAAGAAATCTTCGATGGGATTCCTGAATTGTTTGCCTACATCGTTAGTTTTGTCTTCATCGGAGTGGCCTGGTACAACCAGCATTACATGTTTTATCTGGTTCACCGGATTACAAAACGAATCTATTGGGCCAATAACCTGTGGCTCTTTACGATGTCCCTAATTCCCGTCGTGTCGGCCTGGGTGGGAAAGTTCATGGATAACGTTGCTCCACAACTGTTCTACCTGCTTTTCTTCACTGCTTGGAACATTGCCTATTTGATTCTCAGCAAGGTTATTTTAAACGAAATGGAACGAGAAAACGATCAAACGGGCATTAAAAAAATCAAAAATATGTGTAGCTATCAATTTTTAATTAGTTGGAAGTTTCCGGCTTTAATTATTGTAACTGCCATTGCCATTTGGATTTTCCCACCTAGTGGTTTAGTCTTTAGTTTAATTGAAATTATCATCAACGGAATTTACACCTCTCCGGACAGTGACAAACTCGAGGGTCCCACACCCAAATAA
- a CDS encoding alpha-keto acid decarboxylase family protein, producing the protein MNKYTISDYLLDVLHFGKVYQVLGVPGDYNLSFLDHITSRTDMEWCGNLNELNAAYAADGYARQQGLAAFVTTYGVGELSAINGLTGSQTEGVPLLEIVGLPTTANQLQRKRVHHSLGNGNFKHFQAVHQELGITTGIITATNAVTVVNQLLRKIITTKQPAYLELPCDLTELPVNPAFKQLIPALFKPSIDLDLPLIPQTLIKQALKQAKQPLVIVGQEIEQFQLGPVVQTWLEKQKLPFVDLIDSKGVVAETSSQFRGTYHGQLSKQRIQEQVQQADVLFLIGTIFSDVNTAGFSQQIQPEKMIMINTQSVSVYGEKLIDQPIGGFSAWIHELCDAQRVDKNENSLTPTHHPAIEPVPVANQPLTQTFYQKALAQFLQPHDTVVIEQGTSLFTIEDVRLPSGVKVISQPLWASIGYALPAALGSQLANPNRRHLLSIGDGSLLLTIQELAFAIEQHLTPIIFLLDNHGYTIERVIHGERASYNDVPQLNYQHLLPALGAKPKTYRFMTVKTETELMSTLTNLKEATPKLTIVQICLAKTDAPQALRKFVDLIYGD; encoded by the coding sequence ATGAATAAATATACAATTTCTGATTATCTATTAGACGTTCTTCACTTTGGAAAGGTTTATCAAGTGCTGGGCGTTCCTGGTGATTATAATTTGTCCTTTTTGGATCATATTACCAGTCGCACTGATATGGAATGGTGTGGTAATTTAAATGAATTAAATGCAGCTTATGCGGCCGATGGATATGCTCGACAACAGGGATTAGCTGCATTTGTGACAACTTATGGAGTGGGGGAATTAAGCGCAATTAATGGACTAACTGGTAGTCAGACTGAAGGAGTTCCCCTGTTAGAAATTGTGGGGTTACCTACAACGGCTAATCAACTGCAAAGAAAACGGGTTCATCACAGTTTAGGAAACGGTAATTTTAAACACTTCCAAGCGGTTCATCAAGAATTAGGAATTACAACCGGAATTATTACTGCAACTAATGCAGTGACAGTTGTAAATCAATTATTACGGAAAATTATAACTACGAAACAGCCTGCCTACCTGGAATTACCCTGTGATTTAACTGAATTACCGGTAAATCCAGCGTTCAAACAACTAATTCCCGCTTTATTTAAACCGAGTATAGATTTAGACCTACCTCTAATTCCCCAAACATTGATTAAACAGGCATTGAAACAAGCCAAACAGCCACTAGTGATTGTTGGACAGGAGATTGAGCAATTTCAATTAGGCCCGGTAGTGCAAACTTGGTTAGAGAAACAGAAATTGCCTTTTGTTGATTTAATTGATAGTAAAGGAGTGGTGGCGGAAACTTCCAGTCAATTTAGGGGAACTTATCATGGTCAATTATCGAAGCAGAGGATTCAAGAACAGGTTCAACAAGCTGATGTGCTTTTCTTAATTGGAACCATTTTCTCAGATGTTAATACAGCGGGTTTTTCCCAGCAAATTCAACCAGAAAAAATGATCATGATTAATACCCAATCGGTTTCTGTCTACGGAGAAAAGCTGATAGATCAACCCATCGGTGGTTTTTCAGCTTGGATTCATGAGCTTTGTGATGCACAAAGAGTTGATAAAAATGAAAATTCATTGACACCCACGCACCATCCAGCAATAGAGCCAGTTCCCGTAGCCAACCAACCGTTAACACAGACTTTTTACCAAAAAGCATTAGCTCAGTTTTTACAACCGCATGATACGGTCGTTATAGAACAGGGAACTTCATTATTTACCATTGAGGACGTTAGATTACCCTCAGGAGTTAAAGTGATTTCGCAGCCACTGTGGGCTTCAATTGGTTATGCCTTACCCGCAGCTTTAGGTAGCCAATTGGCTAATCCTAATCGACGCCATCTTTTAAGTATTGGAGATGGTTCTTTGCTACTAACAATCCAAGAATTAGCCTTTGCGATTGAACAACACTTAACGCCCATCATCTTTTTACTGGATAACCATGGTTATACGATTGAAAGGGTGATTCATGGAGAACGAGCTAGTTACAATGATGTTCCCCAGCTTAATTATCAACATCTTTTGCCTGCTTTGGGAGCAAAACCCAAAACATATCGGTTTATGACGGTAAAAACTGAAACAGAGTTAATGAGCACGTTAACTAATTTGAAAGAAGCAACACCCAAGTTAACGATTGTTCAAATTTGTCTAGCCAAAACAGATGCTCCTCAGGCACTACGAAAATTTGTTGATTTGATTTATGGTGATTAA
- a CDS encoding ABC transporter permease: MRVWAVTKRIIIEMLRDKRTIAMMFIAPLFVLTLMNFLFTSNNNQKATLAVHHVDSTLVKNLPSKHLQIKQIDNQHSAETNIRTHDYAGVLTQQGDKLQLTLQNSDQTKTALILQGLKTTQVKLKMQAARTTMQKQAQALQQLQGQLGTFMQHAQPQTVSNYQLHTKYLYGSSKSTFFDTLLPIMIGFMVFFFVFLISGVAFLGERTSGTLSRVLATPIRKQEIIIGYIGGYGLFAVLQSILIVCFSIYAFKIQLLGNILNVVLIAVMLALVALTLGLLISTFADSAFQMVQFIPLVVIPQIFFSGIIPINQMAGWIQPLAKLMPLYYGSQAITDIIQKGVGLSTILPTVVILALFALVFYILNVMTLRKYRRV, translated from the coding sequence ATGCGCGTCTGGGCAGTAACTAAACGAATTATCATTGAGATGTTGCGTGATAAACGGACGATTGCCATGATGTTTATTGCGCCATTGTTTGTACTAACGTTGATGAATTTTTTATTTACCTCAAATAATAACCAAAAGGCGACGTTAGCAGTGCACCACGTTGACAGCACGTTGGTTAAGAATTTACCGAGCAAGCACCTCCAAATTAAGCAGATCGATAATCAACACAGTGCGGAAACTAACATTCGTACTCACGATTATGCCGGGGTCTTAACTCAGCAGGGAGATAAATTGCAGCTGACCCTACAAAATAGTGATCAAACGAAGACTGCTTTGATTTTACAGGGATTAAAAACAACGCAAGTGAAACTGAAGATGCAGGCGGCTAGAACCACGATGCAAAAACAGGCTCAGGCCTTGCAACAGCTCCAGGGACAGTTAGGGACATTCATGCAGCACGCGCAACCACAAACGGTTTCTAACTATCAGTTGCATACTAAGTATCTGTACGGAAGCAGTAAATCCACGTTCTTTGATACGTTACTCCCGATTATGATTGGCTTCATGGTCTTCTTCTTTGTTTTCCTAATTTCTGGGGTGGCCTTTTTGGGCGAACGAACCTCAGGAACGCTTAGTCGCGTGTTAGCAACGCCGATTCGCAAGCAGGAGATTATCATTGGTTACATTGGTGGTTACGGGCTCTTTGCGGTGCTGCAATCGATTTTGATTGTCTGCTTCAGTATCTATGCCTTTAAGATTCAACTGCTAGGAAACATTTTGAACGTGGTCTTAATTGCGGTCATGCTGGCACTGGTAGCCTTAACCCTCGGACTTTTGATTTCCACCTTTGCCGATTCTGCCTTTCAAATGGTACAATTTATTCCATTAGTGGTGATTCCCCAGATTTTCTTCTCTGGAATTATCCCGATTAACCAAATGGCAGGCTGGATTCAACCGTTGGCAAAATTGATGCCCCTGTACTACGGTTCCCAAGCCATTACGGATATCATTCAAAAAGGGGTTGGCCTTTCTACTATTTTACCGACGGTCGTTATTTTGGCCCTGTTTGCCCTTGTCTTTTACATTTTAAACGTAATGACCCTGCGCAAGTACCGGCGGGTTTAA